The Halomonas sp. THAF5a genome segment TGCGCGTGATGAGCCGCAACCAGCAGCTGATCCGCCTCGACTTCGAGGAGAAGCTCGGCGAGGTCGATACCTCGGGGCTCCTTTCCCAGGTCGAGGCGGCCCTGCCCGGCTGCGACCTGGTGATCCTCTCCGACTACGGCAAGGGGACCCTCAACCGCGTCGAGGAGCTGATCCGGATGATCCGCGGCGCCGGCAAGCGGGTGCTGGTGGACCCCAAGGGTGGCGACTTCCGCAAGTATCGCGGGGCCAGCGTGATCACCCCCAACCTCGGCGAGTTCGAGGCGGTCATGGGCCCCTGCCGCGACGACGCCGAGCTCGCGGCCAAGGGCGAGACGCTGCGTGCCGAGCTCGAGCTCGAGGCGCTGCTGGTCACCCGCAGCGAGAAGGGCATGACGCTGATCCGCGAGGGGCACGAGCCGCTGCACCTGCCGACCCGCGCCCGGGAGGTCTACGACGTCACCGGCGCCGGCGACACCGTGATCGGCGTGCTGGGCCTGGCGCTCGCCGCCGGGCACGGCTTCCCCGAGGCGATGACCCTGGCCAACCTGGCCGCCGGCCTGGTGGTGGCCAAGCCCGGCACCGCGACGCTCTCCATCGCCGAGCTCTACACCGCCCTGCACGGCGACAAGCTGGCCGAGTTCGGCGTCATCGAGGAGGCGCCCCTGGTCGAGGCGGTGCGCGCCGCCCAGGCCCGCGGCGAGCGGGTGGTGATGACCAACGGCTGCTTCGACATCCTCCACGCCGGCCACGTCGCCTACCTGGAGCAGGCGCGCCGCCTCGGCGACCGGCTGGTGGTGGCGGTCAACGACGATGCCTCCATCGGCCGCCTCAAGGGGCCCAAGCGACCCATCAACCCCCTGGCCCGGCGCGTGCAGGTGCTGGCCGGCCTCGGCGCCGTGGACTGGGTGGTGCCCTTCGGCGAGAACACCCCCCAGCGGCTGATCGAGACGGTGCTGCCGGACGTGCTGGTCAAGGGCGGCGACTACCGCCCCGAGGAGATCGCCGGCGGCGCCGCCGTGCGCGAGGCCGGCGGCGAGGTGCGGGTGCTGGGCTTCGAGGACGGCGTCTCCACCACCGCGATGATCTCCACCATCCTCGATCGCGAGACCTGATGGGCCTCTCGCCGGCCTGGGCCCGCCGCGCCTACTCGGCGGCCCTCTACCTGCTCGCGCCGCTGGTCTGGAAGCGGGTGTGGCGCGAGCAACTGCCCGGTCGCCCGCGGTGCGAGCGGCTGGGGCTCGTTCCCCCCGCCGGCGAGCGCGAGCGGGTCCTCTGGCTGCACTGCGCCTCGGTGGGCGAGGTGCAGGCCGCCCGCCCGCTGATCGCGGCGCTGGCCGAGCGCTGGCCCGGGTATCGCCTGGTGATCACCACCATGACTGCCACCGGCGCCGAACGGGTGCTGGCGCTCTCGGAGGCGTCCGGTCAGGAGGGGGCGTCCGGCGAAGTGAGCCATCACTTCGTGCCGCTGGACTTCCCCGGCGCCGCGCGGCGCTTCGTCACCCGGCTGCGCCCGGCGCTCGCCCTCTTCTTCGAGACCGAGCTGTGGCCCAACCTGCTGGCGGCCTGCGATCGCGCGGGCGTGCCGGTGGCGGTGGTCAACGGCCGGCTCTCGCCCCGCGCCTTCCGCGGCTATCGCCGTCTGAGGCCGCTGATGCGCGACGTCCTGGGCCGGGTGCGCTGGCTGGCGGCCAAGTCCGGCGAGGATGCCGCCCGCTTCCAGGCCCTCGGCATGCCGGCCGAGCGCAGCGACGTGGTGGGCAGCCTGAAGTTCGACCTCGCCATCGACGACGCGACCCACGAGGTGAGCGAGCGCTTGCACACCCGGCTGGGCGACCGGCCCGTCTGGGTGGCCGGGTCCACTCACCCCGGGGAGGACGAGGCACTGCTGGCGGCCCATGCCCGGCTGCGAGCGCAGCGGCCCGAGGCGCTGCTGGTGCTGGTGCCGCGCCACCCCCGGCGCTTCGAGGAAGTGGCCGCCCTCTGTGCCCGGGCGGGCCTCGCGGTGGCGCGCCGCTCCCGGGGCGAATGGCCCGGCGCCGACACGGCCGTCTACCTCGGCGACACCATGGGCGAGCTGCTGGCGCTCTACGGCGCGGCGGACCTGGCCTTCGTGGGGGGCAGCCTGGTGCCCATCGGCGGGCATAACCTGCTGGAGCCGGCGGCGCTGGGCGTGCCGGTGCTCACCGGCCCCGAGCTTGCCAACTTCCTCGACGTGGCCGAGGCGCTGCGCGAGGCCGAGGCGCTGGTCGAGGTGGCCGACGCCGATGCGCTGGGCGACGCCCTGGGGCGGCTCTTCGACGACGCCGCCGAGCGCCGGCGGCTCGCCGAGGCCGGCCGCGGCGTGGTGGCGGCCAACCGCGGCGCCCTCGCGCGGACCCTGGCGGGCCTGGAGGCGCTGCTGCCGGCGAAGTAAGGTCCATCGCATTTTGGCGTGAAGCCGTTTGGCAAGAAATGAGGTAGGCAGCTTTCCTGTGGGAGCGATGCTTGCATCGCGAAAGAAGGCCGAAGGCCTTCTCGGCTTTAAGCACAAACTCCGAGGCGCCTGTCGGCGCCAATCGCGGTGCAAGTCGAGGCGTCGAACCGACCACTCCCACAAGGGTTTCTCGCCCCGTTCACGCTAATCTGCGAAGATCCCGAAGTAAGCGTTCACGCTACCCTTTCTTCAAGCTCGTTCGAGCGTCAGGCGGGCGTCAACCGCTCCACGCCCTGCTCGCCGCCGAGCAGCAGTAGGTCCGCGCCCCGGGCGGCGAAGAGCCCGTTGGTGACCACCCCCACGATAGCGTTGATCCGCGCCTCCATGGCGACCGGGTCCTCGATCATGAACTCGAAGCAGTCGAGGATCTGGTTGCCGTTGTCGGTGACCACGCCCTGGCGGTAGACCGGGTCGGCGCCCAGCTTGACCAGCTCGCGGGCCACGTAGGAGCGCGCCATGGGGATCACCTCGACCGGCAGCGGGAAGTCGCCCAGGGTCGCGACCTTCTTCGAGGCGTCGGCGATGCAGACGAAGCGCTCGGCGCAGGCGGCGACGATCTTCTCGCGGGTCAGGGCCGCGCCGCCGCCCTTGATCATGTGGAGGTGAGCGTTCACTTCGTCGGCGCCGTCGACATAGACCGGCACGGTGCCCACCTCGTTGAGCTCGAAGCACTCGATGCCGTGGCCGCGCAGACGCTCGGCGCTGGCCTCGGAGCTCGCCACGGCGCCGCGGAAGTCGCCGCGCAGGCCGGCCAGCCGGTCGATGAAGCGGTTCGCGGTGGAGCCGGTACCGACGCCGATCACGCTGTCACGGCCGAGGTGCGGGCGGATCTCGTCGATGGCGGCGGCGGCCACCGCGTCCTTGAGTTCGTCCTGGGTCATGTCGGGCTCGCTGTCTGATGGGGCCAAAGGGCGTCATTATAGGCCATGGCGCCGCTGGGTGCTGGACGCCGCGGCCGCGGGAATGCTACCAATACGGGTTCCTCGCGGCGCCGCCCATGGCGCCCTCGCGTCACTTCTGGGATATCAGGATGCTCGAAGCTACCGTCAAGAAGATTCTCCAGGCCCGGGTCTACGAGGCCGCCCGGGAAACCCCCATCTCGCCGGCCCCCTTCCTTTCCCGTCGCTTCAACAACCAGATCCTGATCAAGCGCGAGGACCTCCAGCCGGTCTACTCCTTCAAGATCCGCGGCGCCTACAACAAGATGGCGCAGCTCTCCGACGAGCAGAAGGCCAAGGGCGTGATCGCCGCCTCGGCGGGCAATCACGCCCAGGGGCTGGCCATGGCGGCGAAGCTGATGGGCGTCAAGGCGGTGATCGTCATGCCGCGCATCACGCCGGAGATCAAGGTGGCCGCGGTGCGGGCGCGGGGCGCCAAGGTGGTGCTCAAGGGCGATGCCTTCGCCGAGGCCGCGGCCCATGCCCAGGAGCTGATCGCCGAGCACGGCTACACCTATATCCCGCCCTTCGACGATCTCGACGTCATCGCGGGCCAGGGCACCATCGCGGTGGAGATCCTGCGCCAGCACGGCGGGGCGATCGACGCCATCTTCGTGCCGGTGGGCGGCGGCGGCCTGATTGCCGGCGTGGCGGCCTACGTCAAGTACCTGCGCCCCGAGATCAAGGTGATCGGCGTGGAGTCCGAGGACAGCGCCTGCCTCAAGGCGGCCCTGGCGGCGGGCGATCGCG includes the following:
- the waaA gene encoding lipid IV(A) 3-deoxy-D-manno-octulosonic acid transferase; translation: MGLSPAWARRAYSAALYLLAPLVWKRVWREQLPGRPRCERLGLVPPAGERERVLWLHCASVGEVQAARPLIAALAERWPGYRLVITTMTATGAERVLALSEASGQEGASGEVSHHFVPLDFPGAARRFVTRLRPALALFFETELWPNLLAACDRAGVPVAVVNGRLSPRAFRGYRRLRPLMRDVLGRVRWLAAKSGEDAARFQALGMPAERSDVVGSLKFDLAIDDATHEVSERLHTRLGDRPVWVAGSTHPGEDEALLAAHARLRAQRPEALLVLVPRHPRRFEEVAALCARAGLAVARRSRGEWPGADTAVYLGDTMGELLALYGAADLAFVGGSLVPIGGHNLLEPAALGVPVLTGPELANFLDVAEALREAEALVEVADADALGDALGRLFDDAAERRRLAEAGRGVVAANRGALARTLAGLEALLPAK
- the hldE gene encoding bifunctional D-glycero-beta-D-manno-heptose-7-phosphate kinase/D-glycero-beta-D-manno-heptose 1-phosphate adenylyltransferase HldE, with the translated sequence MKLDLTALERSRLLVVGDVMLDRYWHGGTSRISPEAPVPVVRVDEAEDRPGGAANVALNVASLGAHAALAGLVGEDDNADRLVSRLEDAGVSTRFARSAGIPTITKLRVMSRNQQLIRLDFEEKLGEVDTSGLLSQVEAALPGCDLVILSDYGKGTLNRVEELIRMIRGAGKRVLVDPKGGDFRKYRGASVITPNLGEFEAVMGPCRDDAELAAKGETLRAELELEALLVTRSEKGMTLIREGHEPLHLPTRAREVYDVTGAGDTVIGVLGLALAAGHGFPEAMTLANLAAGLVVAKPGTATLSIAELYTALHGDKLAEFGVIEEAPLVEAVRAAQARGERVVMTNGCFDILHAGHVAYLEQARRLGDRLVVAVNDDASIGRLKGPKRPINPLARRVQVLAGLGAVDWVVPFGENTPQRLIETVLPDVLVKGGDYRPEEIAGGAAVREAGGEVRVLGFEDGVSTTAMISTILDRET
- the rpiA gene encoding ribose-5-phosphate isomerase RpiA: MTQDELKDAVAAAAIDEIRPHLGRDSVIGVGTGSTANRFIDRLAGLRGDFRGAVASSEASAERLRGHGIECFELNEVGTVPVYVDGADEVNAHLHMIKGGGAALTREKIVAACAERFVCIADASKKVATLGDFPLPVEVIPMARSYVARELVKLGADPVYRQGVVTDNGNQILDCFEFMIEDPVAMEARINAIVGVVTNGLFAARGADLLLLGGEQGVERLTPA